The following are encoded together in the Variovorax sp. PBS-H4 genome:
- a CDS encoding BolA family protein: MTAEELQSIIQAGLTCEHITLEGDGRHWYATIVSAEFEGKRAIQRHQRVYATLGAKMHTDEVHALSMKTYTPAEWAAQNA; this comes from the coding sequence ATGACTGCCGAAGAGCTGCAATCCATCATCCAGGCGGGCCTGACCTGCGAGCACATCACGCTCGAGGGCGACGGCCGCCACTGGTACGCCACCATCGTTTCCGCCGAGTTCGAGGGCAAGCGCGCGATCCAGCGACACCAGCGCGTCTACGCCACGCTCGGTGCCAAAATGCATACCGATGAAGTGCACGCGCTCTCGATGAAGACCTACACGCCCGCCGAATGGGCGGCTCAAAACGCCTAG
- the murA gene encoding UDP-N-acetylglucosamine 1-carboxyvinyltransferase, with protein MDKLLIRGGRQLRGEVLISGAKNAALPELCAALLSDRPVTLHNVPRLNDVTTMFKLLRNMGVAAERDDNGTVRLDAGPLHTHEAPYELVKTMRASVLALGPLLARFGKARVSLPGGCAIGSRPVDQHIKGLQAMGAEIVVEHGYMVASIAGGRRRLHGARITTDMVTVTGTENFLMAAALADGETVLENAAQEPEITDLAEMLIEMGAKIEGHGTSRIRVQGVEKLAGCTHRVVADRIEAGTFLCAVAATGGEVLLRHGRADHLDAVIEKLREAGAQVDVVAEGIRVRSQGRLKAQGFRTTEYPGFPTDMQAQFMVLNVIAEGTSTVTETIFENRFMHVDEMLRLGARIQTDGKVAVIEGVRQLSGATVMATDLRASASLVIAGLVAEGETLVDRIYHLDRGYDRMESKLRGLGADIERVAGPAEYQP; from the coding sequence ATGGACAAACTCCTGATTCGCGGCGGACGCCAGCTCCGCGGCGAGGTACTTATTTCCGGCGCAAAGAACGCGGCACTGCCGGAACTCTGCGCGGCGCTGCTGAGCGACCGTCCCGTCACGCTGCACAACGTGCCTCGCCTCAACGATGTCACCACCATGTTCAAGCTGCTGCGCAACATGGGCGTGGCGGCCGAGCGCGACGACAACGGCACGGTGCGCCTCGACGCGGGTCCGCTGCACACGCACGAGGCGCCTTACGAACTGGTGAAGACGATGCGGGCGTCAGTGCTCGCGCTGGGCCCGTTGCTGGCGCGCTTCGGCAAGGCCCGGGTCTCGCTGCCGGGCGGCTGTGCCATCGGCTCGCGTCCGGTCGACCAGCACATCAAGGGCCTGCAGGCCATGGGTGCCGAGATCGTGGTCGAGCACGGCTACATGGTGGCGAGCATTGCGGGTGGCCGCCGGCGCCTGCATGGCGCGCGCATCACCACCGATATGGTGACCGTCACCGGTACCGAGAACTTCCTGATGGCCGCGGCGCTCGCCGATGGCGAGACCGTGCTGGAGAACGCGGCGCAGGAGCCCGAGATCACCGACCTGGCCGAGATGCTGATCGAAATGGGCGCGAAGATCGAAGGCCATGGCACCAGCCGCATCCGAGTCCAGGGCGTGGAGAAACTGGCGGGCTGCACGCACCGCGTGGTAGCCGACCGGATCGAGGCCGGCACCTTCCTGTGCGCCGTGGCCGCCACCGGGGGCGAAGTGCTGCTGCGCCACGGGCGCGCCGATCACCTCGATGCCGTGATCGAGAAGCTGCGCGAGGCCGGCGCGCAGGTAGACGTGGTGGCCGAGGGCATCCGCGTGCGCAGCCAGGGCCGCTTGAAGGCACAGGGCTTCCGCACCACCGAGTACCCGGGCTTCCCGACCGACATGCAGGCCCAGTTCATGGTGCTCAACGTGATTGCCGAGGGCACCTCGACCGTGACCGAGACGATCTTCGAGAATCGTTTCATGCACGTCGACGAGATGCTGCGCCTGGGCGCCAGGATCCAGACCGACGGCAAGGTGGCGGTGATCGAGGGCGTGCGACAGCTGTCTGGCGCTACCGTGATGGCGACCGACCTGCGTGCTTCCGCCAGCCTGGTGATCGCCGGCCTGGTGGCCGAGGGCGAGACCCTGGTCGACCGCATCTACCATCTGGATCGCGGCTATGACCGAATGGAAAGCAAGCTGCGCGGCCTCGGTGCCGATATCGAGCGCGTGGCCGGACCGGCGGAGTACCAGCCGTGA
- the hisG gene encoding ATP phosphoribosyltransferase has translation MITLALSKGRIFDETLPLLAAAGIEVSEDPEKSRKLILSTTRPEVRVVLVRASDVPTYVQYGGADLGVTGLDVLLEHGNQGLYQPLDLRIAACRLSVAVRADYDYASAVRQGSRIKVATKYVGLAREFFASKGVHVDLIKLYGSMELAPLTGLADAIVDLVSTGNTLKANHLVEVERIMDISARLVVNQAALKLKQAPIRHIIDAFAAATPSA, from the coding sequence GTGATCACGCTTGCATTGTCCAAGGGCCGCATCTTCGATGAGACCCTGCCACTGCTGGCCGCGGCAGGCATCGAGGTCAGCGAGGACCCGGAGAAATCGCGCAAGCTGATCCTCTCGACCACGCGCCCCGAGGTGCGCGTGGTGCTGGTGCGCGCGTCCGACGTGCCGACCTACGTGCAGTACGGCGGCGCCGACCTGGGCGTGACCGGGCTCGACGTGCTGCTCGAGCACGGCAACCAGGGCCTCTACCAGCCGTTGGACCTGCGCATCGCTGCCTGCCGCCTGAGCGTGGCTGTGCGCGCCGACTACGACTACGCCTCGGCCGTGCGCCAGGGCTCGCGCATCAAGGTCGCGACCAAGTACGTCGGCCTGGCGCGCGAGTTCTTCGCGAGCAAGGGCGTGCATGTGGACCTGATCAAGCTCTATGGCAGCATGGAGCTGGCGCCGCTCACCGGCCTGGCCGATGCGATCGTCGACCTGGTTTCGACCGGCAACACGCTCAAGGCCAATCACCTGGTCGAGGTCGAGCGCATCATGGACATCAGCGCGCGCCTGGTGGTCAACCAGGCCGCGCTCAAGCTCAAGCAGGCGCCGATCCGGCACATCATCGATGCCTTTGCCGCAGCCACTCCATCCGCCTGA
- the hisD gene encoding histidinol dehydrogenase, giving the protein MPVKAAPARLSTASAGFEADFQARLHWSADTDAAIEQVVADILADVRGRGDAAVLDYTRRFDRLDVDDLEALELKASELRAAFEALPTAQREALEAAASRVRSYHEAQKKASGESWSYRDADGTLLGQKVTPLDRVGIYVPGGKAAYPSSVLMNAIPAHVAGVGEIIMVVPTPGGEKNPLVLAAAHVAGVTRAFAIGGAQAVGALAYGTATIPAVDKITGPGNAYVAAAKRRVFGTVGIDMIAGPSEILVLADGSTPPDWVAMDLFSQAEHDELAQSILLCPDAAYIEQVQQEIDRLLPSMPRAAIIAASLNGRGALIHTKSMEEACAISNRIAPEHLEVSSREPHRWEPLLRHAGAIFLGAYTSESLGDYCAGPNHVLPTSGTARFSSPLGVYDFQKRSSLIEVSEAGAQPLGRIAVTLAEGEGLQAHAEAARMRLR; this is encoded by the coding sequence ATGCCCGTGAAAGCCGCTCCCGCCCGACTCTCGACCGCCTCGGCCGGCTTCGAAGCCGATTTCCAGGCCCGCTTGCACTGGTCGGCCGATACCGACGCAGCGATCGAGCAGGTGGTGGCCGACATCCTGGCCGATGTGCGCGGGCGCGGCGACGCAGCCGTGCTCGACTACACGCGGCGTTTCGATCGGCTCGACGTGGACGACCTGGAGGCGCTCGAACTGAAGGCTTCCGAATTGCGTGCTGCCTTCGAGGCGCTGCCCACCGCGCAGCGCGAGGCCCTGGAGGCCGCCGCGAGCCGGGTGAGGAGCTATCACGAGGCGCAGAAGAAAGCCAGCGGCGAGAGCTGGAGCTACCGCGATGCCGACGGCACCCTGCTGGGCCAGAAGGTCACGCCGCTCGACCGCGTCGGCATCTACGTGCCGGGCGGCAAGGCCGCCTATCCGTCGAGCGTGCTCATGAACGCGATCCCCGCGCACGTGGCCGGCGTCGGGGAGATCATCATGGTCGTGCCGACGCCGGGCGGCGAGAAGAACCCTCTGGTGCTCGCCGCCGCGCACGTGGCCGGCGTGACACGCGCCTTCGCCATCGGCGGCGCCCAGGCCGTGGGCGCGCTGGCCTACGGCACCGCCACCATCCCGGCGGTCGACAAGATCACGGGCCCCGGCAATGCCTACGTGGCCGCCGCCAAGCGGCGGGTGTTCGGCACCGTGGGCATCGACATGATCGCCGGACCGAGCGAGATCCTGGTGCTGGCCGACGGCAGCACGCCGCCTGATTGGGTGGCGATGGACCTGTTCAGCCAGGCCGAGCACGACGAGCTCGCGCAGAGCATCCTGCTGTGCCCCGACGCCGCCTACATCGAGCAGGTGCAGCAGGAGATCGACCGGCTGCTGCCCTCGATGCCGCGCGCCGCGATCATCGCCGCCTCGCTCAATGGCCGGGGCGCGCTGATCCATACGAAGAGCATGGAAGAGGCTTGCGCAATCAGCAACCGCATTGCGCCCGAGCACCTGGAGGTCAGCAGCCGCGAGCCGCACCGCTGGGAGCCGCTGCTCAGGCACGCCGGGGCGATCTTCCTCGGCGCCTACACCAGCGAAAGCCTGGGCGACTACTGCGCCGGCCCCAATCATGTGCTGCCCACCAGCGGCACGGCCCGCTTCAGCTCGCCGCTGGGGGTCTACGACTTCCAGAAGCGCTCCAGCCTGATCGAGGTCAGCGAAGCGGGGGCGCAGCCGCTGGGCCGCATCGCCGTGACTCTGGCCGAAGGGGAGGGCCTGCAGGCGCACGCCGAGGCCGCCCGAATGCGCCTTCGTTGA
- the hisC gene encoding histidinol-phosphate transaminase, with amino-acid sequence MTSASDNTTRALGRIRADVKSMHAYAVQDARGLIKLDAMENPFGLPAALQAALGERLGALALNRYPGPRSGDLQRALDAYAGLPEGFGLMLGNGSDELISLLAMACDLPGAAILAPEPGFVMYAMSARLQGLRFVGVPLTADFELDQAAMLAAIDRERPALVYLAYPNNPTANLWDDATIERIVEAQGAQGGLVVIDEAYQPFAARSYIDRASRHGHVLLMRTLSKFGLAGVRLGYLVGPHALIAEVDKVRPPYNISVLNCECALFALEHAEVFAEQAARIRAARARIVEALARLPGVRSWPSEANMILVRVPDAGKTFEGMKSRGVLVKNVSRMHPLLANCLRLTVGTAEENAQMLAALEASL; translated from the coding sequence ATGACCTCCGCTTCCGACAACACCACCCGCGCGCTGGGCCGCATCCGCGCCGACGTCAAGTCCATGCATGCCTATGCCGTGCAGGACGCGCGCGGCCTGATCAAGCTCGACGCGATGGAGAACCCCTTCGGCCTCCCCGCCGCGCTGCAGGCGGCGCTCGGCGAGCGCCTCGGCGCATTGGCGCTGAACCGCTACCCGGGCCCGCGCAGCGGCGACCTCCAGCGCGCGCTGGACGCGTACGCCGGGCTGCCCGAGGGCTTCGGACTGATGCTCGGCAACGGCTCGGACGAGCTGATTTCGCTGCTGGCCATGGCCTGCGATCTGCCTGGGGCTGCCATCCTGGCGCCAGAGCCCGGCTTCGTGATGTACGCGATGAGCGCCCGCTTGCAGGGCCTGCGCTTCGTCGGCGTGCCGCTCACTGCCGATTTCGAGCTCGACCAGGCGGCGATGCTCGCGGCCATCGACCGCGAGAGGCCGGCCCTCGTCTACCTCGCCTATCCCAACAACCCGACCGCCAACCTGTGGGACGACGCGACCATCGAGAGGATCGTCGAGGCGCAGGGCGCGCAGGGCGGCCTGGTCGTGATCGACGAGGCCTACCAGCCGTTCGCGGCGCGCAGCTACATCGACCGGGCGTCGCGCCACGGCCACGTGCTGCTGATGCGCACCCTCAGCAAGTTCGGGCTTGCCGGGGTCCGCTTGGGCTACCTCGTCGGCCCGCATGCGCTGATCGCCGAGGTAGACAAGGTGCGCCCGCCCTACAACATCAGCGTGCTCAACTGCGAATGCGCGCTGTTCGCGCTGGAGCATGCCGAGGTGTTCGCAGAGCAGGCGGCCCGCATCCGCGCGGCCCGCGCCCGCATCGTCGAAGCCCTTGCGCGCCTCCCGGGCGTCAGAAGCTGGCCCAGCGAGGCCAACATGATCCTGGTGCGGGTGCCCGATGCCGGCAAGACCTTCGAAGGCATGAAGTCCCGCGGGGTGTTGGTCAAGAACGTTTCTAGAATGCACCCATTGCTCGCGAACTGCCTGCGCCTGACAGTCGGAACCGCCGAAGAGAATGCGCAGATGCTCGCGGCCCTCGAAGCCTCGCTATGA
- the hisB gene encoding imidazoleglycerol-phosphate dehydratase HisB: MNIPKAPEAVVAATARTASVTRNTAETKISVELNLDGTGRSKLSTGIGFFDHMLDQIARHGLIDLDIDCQGDLHIDGHHTVEDVGITLGQAVAKAVGDKKGIRRYGHAYVPLDEALSRVVIDFSGRPGLVMHVPFTSGMIGGFDSQLTYEFFQGFANHAFVTLHIDNLKGVNAHHQCETVFKAFARALRAALELDPRSAGVVPSTKGSL; encoded by the coding sequence ATGAATATCCCCAAGGCCCCTGAAGCAGTCGTCGCCGCCACCGCGCGGACGGCATCCGTTACGCGCAACACGGCCGAGACGAAGATCTCGGTCGAGCTCAACCTCGACGGCACTGGCCGCTCCAAGCTGTCGACCGGCATCGGCTTCTTCGACCACATGCTGGACCAGATCGCGCGCCACGGCCTGATCGACCTCGACATCGACTGCCAGGGCGACCTGCACATCGACGGCCACCACACCGTGGAAGACGTGGGCATCACCCTGGGCCAGGCGGTGGCCAAGGCGGTCGGCGACAAGAAGGGCATCCGCCGCTACGGCCACGCTTACGTGCCGCTCGACGAGGCCCTCAGCCGGGTGGTGATCGACTTCTCCGGCCGCCCCGGCCTGGTGATGCACGTGCCCTTCACCAGCGGCATGATCGGCGGCTTCGACAGCCAGCTCACCTACGAGTTCTTCCAGGGCTTCGCCAATCACGCCTTCGTCACCCTGCACATCGACAACCTCAAGGGCGTCAACGCCCACCATCAGTGCGAGACGGTCTTCAAGGCCTTCGCGCGCGCACTGCGGGCAGCACTCGAGCTCGATCCGCGCTCGGCCGGCGTCGTTCCTTCGACCAAGGGTTCCCTCTGA
- the hisH gene encoding imidazole glycerol phosphate synthase subunit HisH → MNSSKNTVAVVDYGMGNLRSVSQAVQHAADQAGVEVFVTSDPEVVRRATRVVLPGQGAMPDCMRELRDSGLQESVLEAAASKPLFGVCVGMQMLLSSSDEGPTDGLGLIPGRVLRFELAGRTQPDGSRYKVPQMGWNQVLQTRPHAVWAGVPDGSYFYFVHSFYARPANALHSAGETEYGERFTAAIARDNIFATQFHPEKSADHGLQLYRNFLHWNP, encoded by the coding sequence CTGAACAGCAGCAAGAACACCGTCGCCGTCGTCGATTACGGGATGGGCAACCTGCGTTCCGTCTCGCAGGCGGTGCAACATGCGGCCGACCAGGCCGGGGTGGAGGTCTTCGTGACTTCCGACCCCGAGGTGGTCCGCCGCGCCACTCGCGTGGTGCTGCCGGGGCAAGGCGCCATGCCCGACTGCATGCGTGAACTGCGCGACTCCGGCCTGCAGGAGTCGGTGCTGGAGGCGGCGGCTTCCAAGCCCCTGTTCGGCGTCTGCGTGGGCATGCAGATGCTGCTGTCGTCAAGCGACGAAGGGCCCACCGACGGCCTGGGCCTCATCCCGGGCCGGGTGCTCAGGTTCGAGCTGGCCGGCCGTACCCAGCCCGACGGGAGCCGCTACAAGGTGCCGCAAATGGGCTGGAACCAGGTGCTGCAGACCCGCCCACACGCGGTATGGGCGGGGGTGCCGGATGGCAGCTACTTCTATTTCGTGCACAGTTTCTACGCACGGCCAGCGAATGCGCTCCACAGCGCGGGCGAGACCGAATACGGCGAACGCTTTACCGCTGCCATCGCACGCGATAATATTTTTGCGACCCAGTTCCACCCTGAGAAGAGTGCGGACCATGGGCTGCAGCTGTACAGAAACTTTCTCCACTGGAATCCCTGA
- the hisA gene encoding 1-(5-phosphoribosyl)-5-[(5-phosphoribosylamino)methylideneamino]imidazole-4-carboxamide isomerase, which yields MLLIPAIDLKDGHCVRLKQGDMDQSTTFSEDPAAMARQWLEAGARRLHLVDLNGAFAGKPQNHAAIKAILREVGDDIPVQLGGGIRDLDTIERYIDDGLRYVIIGTAAVKNPGFLKDACSAFGGHIIVGLDAKDGKVATDGWSKLTGHEVADLGKKFEDYGVESIIYTDIGRDGMLSGINIDATVKLAQALTIPVIASGGLSNMADIDKLCAVESDGIEGVICGRAIYSGDLDFAAAQARADELAEQ from the coding sequence ATGCTCCTAATTCCTGCGATCGATCTCAAGGATGGTCACTGCGTTCGTCTCAAGCAAGGCGACATGGACCAGTCCACCACCTTCAGCGAGGACCCGGCCGCCATGGCACGCCAGTGGCTGGAAGCGGGTGCGCGGCGGCTGCACCTGGTCGACCTGAACGGCGCCTTCGCGGGCAAGCCGCAGAACCACGCTGCAATCAAGGCGATCCTGCGGGAGGTGGGCGACGACATTCCGGTGCAGCTCGGCGGGGGCATCCGCGACCTGGACACCATCGAGCGCTACATCGACGACGGCCTGCGCTACGTGATCATCGGCACCGCGGCCGTCAAGAACCCCGGCTTCTTGAAAGACGCCTGTAGCGCCTTCGGTGGCCACATCATCGTCGGCCTCGACGCCAAGGATGGCAAGGTCGCCACCGACGGCTGGAGCAAGCTCACCGGCCACGAGGTCGCCGACCTGGGCAAGAAGTTCGAGGACTATGGGGTCGAATCGATCATTTACACCGACATCGGCCGCGACGGCATGCTCTCGGGCATCAACATCGACGCCACCGTCAAGCTCGCGCAAGCGCTCACCATCCCGGTGATCGCCTCCGGCGGGCTCTCGAACATGGCGGACATCGACAAGCTCTGCGCCGTCGAGTCCGACGGCATCGAGGGGGTGATCTGCGGGCGTGCGATCTATTCAGGCGACCTGGACTTCGCCGCCGCGCAGGCGCGAGCCGACGAACTGGCCGAACAGTAA